A genomic window from Diospyros lotus cultivar Yz01 chromosome 2, ASM1463336v1, whole genome shotgun sequence includes:
- the LOC127795276 gene encoding tubulin beta chain, with product MREILHIQGGQCGNQIGAKFWEVICDEHGIDHSGRYAGDSDLQLERINVYYNEASGGRYVPRAVLMDLEPGTMDSVRSGPFGQIFRPDNFVFGQSGAGNNWAKGHYTEGAELIDSVLDVVRKEAENCDCLQGFQVCHSLGGGTGSGMGTLLISKIREEYPDRMMLTFSVFPSPKVSDTVVEPYNATLSVHQLVENADECMVLDNEALYDICFRTLKLSTPTFGDLNHLISATMSGVTCCLRFPGQLNSDLRKLAVNLIPFPRLHFFMVGFAPLTSRGSQQYRALTVPELTQQMWDAKNMMCAADPRHGRYLTASAMFRGKMSTKEVDEQMINVQNKNSSYFVEWIPHNVKSSVCDIPPKGLKMSSTFVGNSTSIQEMFRRVSEQFTAMFRRKAFLHWYTGEGMDEMEFTEAESNMNDLVAEYQQYQDATAEDEEYEEEEEEEVGA from the exons ATGAGGGAAATTTTGCACATCCAGGGGGGCCAATGCGGGAACCAGATCGGGGCCAAGTTCTGGGAGGTGATCTGTGACGAGCACGGCATTGACCATAGCGGCCGGTACGCCGGCGACTCCGACCTCCAGCTCGAGCGCATCAACGTCTACTACAACGAGGCCAGCGGCGGCCGCTATGTACCTCGCGCCGTCCTCATGGACCTCGAGCCCGGGACTATGGACTCCGTCCGCTCCGGCCCCTTCGGCCAGATCTTCCGCCCCGACAATTTCGTCTTCGGCCAATCCGGAGCCGGCAACAACTGGGCCAAAGGCCACTACACCGAGGGTGCCGAACTCATCGATTCCGTTCTCGATGTCGTTCGCAAGGAGGCCGAGAACTGTGATTGCCTGCAAG GATTTCAAGTTTGTCATTCTCTTGGGGGAGGCACCGGCTCTGGTATGGGCACCCTTCTCATTTCCAAGATCAGGGAGGAGTACCCAGATCGCATGATGTTGACATTTTCGGTCTTTCCCTCTCCCAAAGTATCTGACACTGTTGTTGAGCCTTATAATGCTACCCTCTCTGTCCATCAGCTTGTCGAGAATGCTGATGAATGTATGGTTCTTGATAATGAAGCTCTCTACGACATCTGCTTCCGAACTCTCAAGCTTTCAACTCCTACTT TTGGCGATCTCAACCACTTGATCTCTGCTACCATGAGCGGTGTCACATGCTGTCTCCGGTTCCCTGGACAGCTTAACTCGGACCTTAGGAAACTCGCAGTTAACCTTATTCCGTTCCCTCGTCTCCACTTCTTCATGGTTGGGTTTGCACCCTTGACCTCCAGAGGCTCCCAGCAGTATCGGGCCCTCACTGTCCCTGAACTGACCCAGCAGATGTGGGATGCCAAGAACATGATGTGTGCCGCTGACCCACGACATGGCCGCTACTTGACTGCCTCTGCCATGTTCCGCGGAAAGATGAGCACCAAGGAAGTTGATGAACAGATGATCAATGTCCAGAACAAGAACTCCTCTTACTTTGTGGAATGGATACCCCACAATGTCAAGTCTAGCGTGTGTGACATCCCCCCCAAGGGCTTGAAAATGTCGTCCACTTTCGTTGGAAACTCAACCTCCATTCAGGAGATGTTCAGGCGCGTGAGCGAGCAATTCACCGCCATGTTCAGGCGGAAGGCTTTCTTGCACTGGTACACCGGCGAGGGAATGGATGAGATGGAGTTTACCGAGGCCGAGAGTAACATGAACGATCTCGTGGCCGAGTATCAGCAATACCAGGATGCAACTGCTGAGGACGAAGAATacgaggaggaagaagaagaggaggttgGTGCTTGA
- the LOC127795691 gene encoding probable protein phosphatase 2C 62 isoform X1, with the protein MEANSPTGTPNYLSFSLQRELSFISNMSSKMGASEILRMKRKSSTEKDVGSLRQKDYDHDDIDDVDKVDYSDDDNAGDTEKHDKKHSHCRVTHGFHLVEGKMNHRMEDYVVAENRRANGYKLGLYAIFDGHSGCSVAEYLQSHLFDRILNKPDFWTQPKAAIRRAYRDTDNEILEKVVGSRGGSTAVTAILINQEKLIVANVGDSRAVICRSGSAKQITVDHDPQKEKKLIESRGGFVSQKPGNIPRVDGQLAMTRAFGDERLKEHITAEPDIVLVTIDTDTEFIILASDGLWKVMSNQEAADCIIDLADAQEASEKLIREALARNSRDDISCIVVMFQ; encoded by the exons ATGGAAGCCAACAGCCCAACGGGGACACCGAATTATTTGTCCTTCAGTCTTCAGAGGGAATTATCATTTATCAGCAACATGTCTTCAAAAATGGGCGCCTCTGAAATCCTTCGAATGAAA AGGAAATCAAGTACAGAAAAGGATGTAGGCTCCCTTCGACAGAAG GATTACGACCATGATGACATTGATGATGTTGACAAGGTTGACTACAGTGATGATGATAATGCAGGAGATACAGAAAAGCATGATAAGAAGCATTCACATTGCCGTGTCACCCATGGATTTCATTTGgttgaaggaaaaatgaatCATAGAATGGAAGATTACGTAGTGGCAGAAAATAGGCGAGCCAATGGCTATAAGCTGGGACTCTATGCCATTTTTGATGGCCACTCTGGTTGCAGTGTTGCAGAGTACTTGCAAAGCCATCTATTTGACAGAATATTGAACAAG CCTGATTTCTGGACACAACCAAAAGCTGCAATCAGGAGGGCTTACAGAGATACCGATAATGAGATCCTGGAGAAAGTTGTTGGCTCACGAGGAGGATCAACAGCAGTCACAGctattttaattaatcaggaAAAGCTAATTGTTGCTAATGTTGGGGACTCCCGAGCAGTCATATGCAGAAGTGGTTCAGCAAAACAAATAACTGTTGATCATGATCCACAGAAAGAGAAGAAGCTGATAGAGAGTAGAGGAGGATTTGTGTCACAGAAGCCAG GTAATATTCCACGAGTCGATGGGCAGCTTGCAATGACAAGGGCATTTGGGGATGAGAGACTGAAGGAACACATAACTGCAGAACCGGATATAGTTTTAGTGACCATAGATACAGATACCGAATTCATAATATTGGCAAGCGATGGCCTCTGGAAG GTGATGTCAAATCAAGAAGCAGCAGATTGCATCATTGATTTAGCCGATGCTCAAGAAGCATCGGAGAAGTTGATTAGAGAGGCACTAGCCAGGAACAGCCGTGACGATATCTCCTGCATTGTGGTGATGTTTCAGTAA
- the LOC127795691 gene encoding probable protein phosphatase 2C 62 isoform X2, with amino-acid sequence MFFRLQRRSKLKNEANSLKIKRKSSTEKDVGSLRQKDYDHDDIDDVDKVDYSDDDNAGDTEKHDKKHSHCRVTHGFHLVEGKMNHRMEDYVVAENRRANGYKLGLYAIFDGHSGCSVAEYLQSHLFDRILNKPDFWTQPKAAIRRAYRDTDNEILEKVVGSRGGSTAVTAILINQEKLIVANVGDSRAVICRSGSAKQITVDHDPQKEKKLIESRGGFVSQKPGNIPRVDGQLAMTRAFGDERLKEHITAEPDIVLVTIDTDTEFIILASDGLWKVMSNQEAADCIIDLADAQEASEKLIREALARNSRDDISCIVVMFQ; translated from the exons ATGTTCTTTAGGTTGCAGAGGAGGTCgaaattgaaaaatgaggcaaaCTCCCTTAAAATAAAG AGGAAATCAAGTACAGAAAAGGATGTAGGCTCCCTTCGACAGAAG GATTACGACCATGATGACATTGATGATGTTGACAAGGTTGACTACAGTGATGATGATAATGCAGGAGATACAGAAAAGCATGATAAGAAGCATTCACATTGCCGTGTCACCCATGGATTTCATTTGgttgaaggaaaaatgaatCATAGAATGGAAGATTACGTAGTGGCAGAAAATAGGCGAGCCAATGGCTATAAGCTGGGACTCTATGCCATTTTTGATGGCCACTCTGGTTGCAGTGTTGCAGAGTACTTGCAAAGCCATCTATTTGACAGAATATTGAACAAG CCTGATTTCTGGACACAACCAAAAGCTGCAATCAGGAGGGCTTACAGAGATACCGATAATGAGATCCTGGAGAAAGTTGTTGGCTCACGAGGAGGATCAACAGCAGTCACAGctattttaattaatcaggaAAAGCTAATTGTTGCTAATGTTGGGGACTCCCGAGCAGTCATATGCAGAAGTGGTTCAGCAAAACAAATAACTGTTGATCATGATCCACAGAAAGAGAAGAAGCTGATAGAGAGTAGAGGAGGATTTGTGTCACAGAAGCCAG GTAATATTCCACGAGTCGATGGGCAGCTTGCAATGACAAGGGCATTTGGGGATGAGAGACTGAAGGAACACATAACTGCAGAACCGGATATAGTTTTAGTGACCATAGATACAGATACCGAATTCATAATATTGGCAAGCGATGGCCTCTGGAAG GTGATGTCAAATCAAGAAGCAGCAGATTGCATCATTGATTTAGCCGATGCTCAAGAAGCATCGGAGAAGTTGATTAGAGAGGCACTAGCCAGGAACAGCCGTGACGATATCTCCTGCATTGTGGTGATGTTTCAGTAA